In bacterium, the DNA window CCGCTTCGATAGTTAGCCCTTTCCGCCTTCGACAGACACCGGCGTGAGTAGATGCCTGTTTTCATCATCCCGGTCAGCTTCCTGCTACTTGCTTAAGAGAAAACCATGGGTCACACCGGCACTGATGTACCGTCCCACGATATCGCCGCTAGGATTGATCCCAAAGGCTTCGGTGCTGCTCGCGCCAGGGAAATCAATCGACGTAAGCTCGTCCCCGCTCAACAGAAAACCATGGGTTACACCAGCAACGATGTACCGTCCCACGATATCGCCGCTAGGGTTGATCCCGTTAGCAGTGGTAAAGCTCGCGCCAGGGAAATCAATCGACGTAAGCTCGCCCCTGCTCAACAGAAAACCATGGGTTACACCGGCAACGACCTACCGTCCCACGATATCGCCGCTAGGGTTGATCATGCTAGCTTGGGTAAAGCTAGCGCCAGGGAAATCAATCGACGTAAACTCGCCCCAGCTCAACAGAAAACCATGGGTCACACCGGCGCTTTCGTACAATCCCACGATATCGCCGCTAGGATTGATCCCAAACGCTTCGGTGCTGCTAGCGCCAGGAAAATCAAACGACGTAAACTCGCCCCCGCTCAACAGAAAACCATGCTGGACACCGGCGCTGATGTACCGTCCCACGATATCGCCGCTAGGATTGATCCCGTTGGCAGTGGTAAAGCTAGCGCCAGGAAAATCAATCGACGTAAGCTCGCCCCAGCTCAACGGAAAACCATGGGTTACACCGGCACTGATGTACCGTCCCACGATATCGCCGCTAGAGTTGTTCCTGCTAGCAAAGGTAACGCTCGCGCCAGGGAAATCAATCGTGGTGAATGTGCCGCCCGTTCCCTGCGCCGTTGCCGTGTTGCGACTGGGGGCTATCCCCGCCGACAGAGCTATCAGTGCTGCCAGCGCGAAAACAAGGCGTGACGCCTTCGCTGATTTAATCAGAGTATTCATGGGCTTCTCCTTTCTTGTTCAAACCGAAAAATTAAAGACTGCCAAGCTTAATCATTCTTTCTTCCGTTCACGATACATATGAATGATCAGGCGATAGTATTCGATAGTAGACTCTGGTCCGGTACCACCAATGATGCCAACAGTCTTCACCATCAAAATCCTCCTTCCACGATGAGCTGGCCGGTTTCTCCGTGAAGGCGGCAGAAATACGAAATGATACCCGGCTCGTCGAAGGTCACCTCGAAAACTCCAGACGTAACTTCTACGCTGTCGAAGAGCTTTCCGGCCGAAGAATCACCCTGCGTTCCGCTGGTTACCGTATGAGGATTGTGTCCCTGGAAACTCCAGGTTACGGTACTGCCATGTGGAATCTTCAAACTGTCGGGGCTATAGAAGTTATCCATGACAAGCACCTGGTTAGCCGGTGTCATCGTTGTTGTGATGTTATCGTTGTTGCCGCAGGAAAGAAGAGTGAATAACAGCAGCGCGGCAAGAAAAAACTTGGAGTAAGTGAATTTCATTTTTTTGCCTCCTTCCAAAATTAAAGTCAGCCACGGCGAATGCTTCACTGGAATGGCTATTTCTCATGCTCACTCAGTCAAATAGTTTCAATTTGGTTACTACTCGGACCGTGAGCTGTCTCACTTTAGTAAGGCGACATTTCGCAGTAAAAACCGACAGGTATATAATGTGTAGCAACTGCTTTTACATCAGAAGCTTCAAATGGACACACCTTCGTCAAAGCCTGTAACACAGCTCCTTCTTGCCTGGGGAAATGGCGACAGGGAAGCGCTCGATAAGCTGATACCTCTTGTTTACGATGAGCTGTATCGACTGGCAGCGCGGCAGATGAAGGGCGAAAAACGCGGACATACGCTCCAGACAACTGCGCTGGTCAATGAGGCATATTGCAAGCTGGTGGATCTGAAAAGGATTCAATGGCAGAACCGCGCCCAGTTCTTTGCCATCGCCGCTCAAATGATGCGGCGGATTCTGATCGATCACGCAAAAACCCATACTCGCGCCAAACGCGGTGGCCATGCCCAGAAAATTTCGTTCGATGACACAGCATACCTTTCTGAATCGAGAGCAGCAGAAATGATTGCTCTCGATGAGGCACTGACTGGGCTAGCGAAACGCGACTCGCTTAAAAGCCGGATCGTTGAAATGAAATTTTTTGCCGGATTGACTTTTGAAGAAATTGCGCATGTAGAACAGGTTTCGAGTCGCACGATTGAGCGCGAATGGCGAAAAGCCAAAGCCTGGCTTTACAATGCGATTCGGCAATGAATACTCCAGATACGAATTCAGCGCGATGGAAGCAACTTGATGAATTGCTGGATGCTGTTTTTGATCTGCCGGTCGATGAACGCTCAGTATTTCTCGATCAGGCATGTGCCGGAGATGAAGCCTTACGGAAAGAGATCGATCGACTGCTGATAGCAGATGAGCGTGCGCACAGTTTTATTGAATCCCCAGCATTCCAGGCATCAAATCCCAAGATCGGCACTTCCGATCTCGCTTCGCTTCTGATGGTAAATGCTCAGCGTGCGCCACTGCTTGGATCCGGAAAGATCATTGGTGGCAGGTACGAAATTTTATCGAGACTTGGAAGAGGCGGAATGGGGGAAGTGTGGCATGCGTACGATCGCAAGCTGCGAGTGGATGTAGCGCTGAAAACTCTACAACTCAATCTTATTCGAAATCCGGATCTGGTCGAAGCTCTAAGGCAGGAAGTCCGAACCGCACGGGAAGTCATTTCTGCCAATGTTTGCCGGATTTTTGATCTCGTTGTGGAAGAAAAATTGGAACTGATCTCCATGGAATACATTGATGGAATCACGCTGCTTGCGATGTTGAAACAGAAAGGTCCGATGAAACTGCGGGAGGCGAGTGATATTGCGGCGCAATTTTTATCTGGAATGGAAGCCATTCACCGGTCCGGTTTAGTGCATTGCGATTTAAAACCTGAAAACATCATGATCACCCGAACAGGCCGGGTGGTAGTCATGGACTTTGGAATTGCAAAACAAGCAGCTCAGAAAGCCGCAAGAATTTCGGGAACTCTACCTTATATGTCTCCTGAACAGGTTTCCGGTGAGAGCATTGATACTCGAAGCGATGTGTTTTCAGCGGGAGTTGTTCTTGCAGAGATGATCCATCCCGAAGGAATCACGGGTGAAAAGACGCGCGAACAAATTTGGAATGCAGTTCATCAAAATCCGTTACAACTATTTGATAGCCCGTGGAAGTCTGTAATTGCCCGTGCAGTTGCCGCCAATCGGGAAGATCGATTTCGTTCAGCCGAAGCGTTGGCGCGCGCGTTAGAGGAAGCAACACAACGCGTAGAGACGATTGACGAACAAAATCCATATCCTGGTCTCGCTTCTTTTACGACTGA includes these proteins:
- a CDS encoding sigma-70 family RNA polymerase sigma factor encodes the protein MDTPSSKPVTQLLLAWGNGDREALDKLIPLVYDELYRLAARQMKGEKRGHTLQTTALVNEAYCKLVDLKRIQWQNRAQFFAIAAQMMRRILIDHAKTHTRAKRGGHAQKISFDDTAYLSESRAAEMIALDEALTGLAKRDSLKSRIVEMKFFAGLTFEEIAHVEQVSSRTIEREWRKAKAWLYNAIRQ
- a CDS encoding cupredoxin domain-containing protein — encoded protein: MKFTYSKFFLAALLLFTLLSCGNNDNITTTMTPANQVLVMDNFYSPDSLKIPHGSTVTWSFQGHNPHTVTSGTQGDSSAGKLFDSVEVTSGVFEVTFDEPGIISYFCRLHGETGQLIVEGGF